A stretch of the Vitis riparia cultivar Riparia Gloire de Montpellier isolate 1030 chromosome 13, EGFV_Vit.rip_1.0, whole genome shotgun sequence genome encodes the following:
- the LOC117928252 gene encoding uncharacterized protein LOC117928252, producing MEITGSTSKRFVGAIAISAFVLPAVAMATEFTVGDDQGWTINFDYEAWAMDKVFQVGDELVFKYTAGRHNVFKVNGTAFTNCTMPPGNEALTTGNDVITLATPGRKWYICGVNDHCANYGQKLAITVLEASASPAPAPSIPTAPASSSAHGISGSGYHLQMAAMVSVAFLALSPMASKRFVGAMAILAFVLPVVAMATEFTVGDDQGWTIDFDYEAWAKDKVFHVGDKLVFKYTAGRHNVFKVNGTAFTNCTIPPANEALTTGNDVITLATPGRKWYICGVNDHCANYGQKLAITVLEAWVSPASAPSTPAASAPSTPAAPAPSTPAASAPSTPAAPAPSTPAAPAPSTPAAPAPSTPAAPAPSYAYGISVSGYQLLMAAMVAVAFLVI from the exons ATGGAAATCACCGGTTCAA CTTCTAAGCGGTTTGTTGGAGCCATAGCAATCTCGGCATTTGTTCTTCCAGCTGTGGCCATGGCAACAGAGTTTACTGTTGGAGATGACCAAGGATGGACCATCAATTTCGACTATGAAGCCTGGGCCATGGACAAAGTATTTCAAGTTGGAGATGAACTAG TCTTCAAATACACGGCGGGACGGCACAATGTCTTCAAAGTGAATGGTACGGCCTTCACGAACTGCACTATGCCACCAGGAAATGAAGCTCTTACCACTGGAAATGATGTAATTACACTGGCTACCCCTGGAAGGAAGTGGTACATTTGTGGTGTAAACGACCATTGCGCCAACTATGGACAGAAGCTTGCCATCACTGTATTGGAAGCGTCGGCATCTCCTGCACCAGCCCCCTCCATCCCCACAGCACCAGCATCCAGCTCTGCTCATGGGATCTCTGGGTCCGGGTATCATCTTCAGATGGCAGCCATGGTTTCTGTTGCATTCCTAGCT TTGT CTCCAATGGCTTCCAAGCGGTTTGTTGGCGCCATGGCAATCTTGGCATTTGTTCTTCCTGTTGTGGCCATGGCAACCGAATTTACAGTTGGAGATGACCAAGGATGGACCATTGATTTCGACTATGAAGCCTGGGCCAAGGACAAAGTATTTCATGTTGGAGATAAACTAG TCTTCAAATACACGGCGGGACGGCACAATGTCTTCAAAGTGAATGGTACGGCCTTCACGAACTGCACTATACCACCAGCAAATGAGGCTCTTACCACTGGAAATGATGTGATTACACTGGCCACCCCTGGAAGGAAGTGGTATATTTGTGGTGTGAACGACCATTGTGCCAACTATGGACAGAAGCTTGCCATCACAGTGCTGGAAGCGTGGGTGTCTCCTGCATCAGCCCCCTCCACCCCCGCAGCATCAGCTCCCTCCACCCCCGCAGCGCCAGCCCCCTCCACCCCCGCAGCATCAGCTCCCTCCACCCCCGCAGCGCCAGCCCCCTCCACCCCCGCAGCACCAGCCCCCTCCACCCCCGCAGCACCAGCCCCCTCCACCCCCGCAGCACCAGCACCCAGTTATGCTTATGGGATCTCAGTGTCTGGGTATCAGCTGCTGATGGCAGCCATGGTTGCTGTTGCTTTCCTAGTTATTTGA